The Bacteroidota bacterium sequence ATGGGCGTGCCGGGGAGGTCCCACGGCGTGTCCTCGTACTGCGTCTCGCCGGGGAAGAGCAGCGACGGGTACTGCCGGTGGAAGCTCAGCATCCGCACGTCGGACCGCTCGGCCAGGGCCTGGGCGAGCCGGTTGTTGAAGTGCGCGATCCCACCCCGGTACGGGAAGAACGGACCGGCGAGCACGACGCGGGGGGAGGACGGCGAGGGCATCGAAAGGCTGAAGCACTGAGGCACGCGAGCGCCGAAGATACCGCCGACGCGCGAAGCCGTCCGGGCGCCGCGTGGACCGCCGGCCGGCCTGCACGGCTAGACACCGGGAAGCGCTTCCGTAGCGAAATACAAACAGGCTCCAGAGACGGGGGTCTCTGGAGCCTGCACACGCTGCCAGCCTCGGCCGGCAGCCGCGTTGAGGTCGTTCCTTACGGAGCGCCGCCTTCGTTGAAGAAGCAGCCCTCGTTGTCGACGGTCGGGCACTGGTTGACCGAGTTGAGTCCTTCCTCGATCACGTTGCCGTCCACGTCGAACGACTGGTCACCCGTGAACGGGTCGCCGAGCGTGGCTGTGATTTCGACGATGTCACCGTAGACGGTGATGCGGGGTTGCTGGTAAGCTTTCATTACGGTCTCCTGAGCCGTGGTGTAAAGTATAGGTTGTGCGACGGACCCAATATACGTCCCGTGCGAGACCGGGCTAGGGACGAGAGGAGGTTGCGATGTGCGCCCGCCGGAACACATCCCCATAGGGGAAACCCCCACCTTGCGTGAGGTGCGTTCTGTCTCATCCAGACCAAGTAGACCATGCAATCTAACCTATGTATTCATCTATCTAACCTGCTATGCAAGCCTTCCCAGGTTGTGACAAGACGCCCTACACCTCCGCGAAGTGGAAACCCGTCCTGTCATTGTCACTTCTTGTTGGCTGCCTCTTGACTTCTTGCCCTCGCATCGTTTCCTTCAGGATGCCCAACCGTGTCGCCCCCTACCACTCTGCGACGCGTACAACCACCACACCCAACCACCTCTGTACCCATGACATCCACCCCACGCATCCTCTGCGTGGCGGCGCTCTGCGTAGCGTTCGCCTCGCTGGCACCTGCTCAGCAGTCGGCCCCCCAGGACATCCCCTGCAACCCAACGCTTGTCTCTGAGGGCGCAGCTCCCGCGGCATGTGCCGCGCTCTCGGAAGCCGCTGGCCCTGTGGCGGCGGCCCGGCTGGTAGACAACGCCCAGTCGTTCGGGCACGACTTCCAGAACTCAGCCTTTGTCCGGCTCGAGGAAGACCGGCCCGGCACCTACATGCTCGTCGCTCCGCTCAACCCCGACGAGTTCATCAACGCGGGCGACTTCCGCGGCAACGACCTGACAACGTGGTACGGCCTCGATGCCGTGGGCCGCGCTTTCTCGGTCGACGCCAACACGGGCGTCATCACCTCGCTGGGCCGGATTGACCCACCGGAAGACTTCACCTGGACGGCCCTGACCTGGGACTACGAGGACGAGGTCTTCTACGCACTCGGTGCCCGCTGCGGCAGCCGGACCGGCCTCTTCGAGGTTGACTTCGACCGGCTACGGCGGACGCAGGTTGCGGCCCCGAATCAGGGCTTCCTCTGCGGGATCGCGCTGGCGTCGGACCCCGTCGACGGGACGCTCTACGCCTACGGCCTCAACCGCAACGAGCTCGGCACCATCAACAAGAACAACGGTGCCGTCACGATCGTCGGCGCGCTGGACTTCGACCCGAACTTCGGGCAGGGGATGGACTTCAGCAACATCGACGGGACGCTCTACGCCTACGCCTACAACAACGACCCTCAACGGGGCGAGCTCCGCGCGGTGGACACGTCGAGCGGCAGCACGACGTTCATTGGCCGGCTCGGAGGGATCATCCCCGGTGGCCGCAACCAGATCGGGTCCGGGTCCAGCCGGACGCCTCGCAACGCCTACAGCCTCTCGGCTTCGACCGCGGCGCAGAGTGTCCCGCAGGGCGGATCGGCCCGCGTGTCGTTCCAGGTCTGCAACGGGCTACCCGCCGGGCTGTCCGGTGACCTGACCTACCGGTTCTTCCTCGACGGCAGCCCGGCCTCGCCGGAGGTGCGCGTCGGCAGCGGGTCGGTCGGTGCGCGGACCTGCCTGCGCGAGATCTCGTTCGACGCCGAGGTGGCGTCCGACGCGCAACCGGGCACGTACCGCGTGGACCTCACGGTGACGCCCGACGGGCCCGGCCCGGCCAGGACGGTGAGCCTTCTGCTCGACGTGACCGCTTCGGCCACGCTCTCGGCAAACACCTGGGGCGTCTCCAACGCGGATTCGTGGCTGACGCGCGACGGCCAGACCGCAGCTTCGGCCTCGGCTGCACCGGCCGAGGTCTCGGTCTACCCGAACCCGTTCGCGGGCGAGACCGCGCTGACGTTCTCGCTCGGCGAGGCCGCCGAGGTGCGCTTGGCCGTCTACGACGTGCTCGGGCGCGAAGTGGCGGTGCTGACGGAAGGCACCGTCGAGGCTGGCACGCACACGGCGACGCTTGACGCGCGCGGCCTCGCCACAGGCACCTACGTCTACCGCTTGGTAGCGGACGGCCTCGTGAAGAGCGGGCGGCTCACGCTCGTGCAGTAGGCTCGTCACCGCTCCGGCGCGGCGCGACTTCGCGCGCGCAGTTGGGGACCTCGGCTGTGTGCCGGGGTCCCCTTTTTTGTCTGCCTACACAGCCCAAGCGTTGATTTGCGCCAAAAGCGCAACCAGATAGCGCCTCTAGCTTCAAGATCTACTTGACTTTTGCACTAGAACCGTGTTAGTTATAGGACATGCGCCGCTGGCTCCTTCTGAGCCGAGCGGCTTTGATCCCTTCATCTAAACCCTTACACACCCATGAACAAGCTCGTACGCCTTTTCAGCGTAGCAGCTCTCTGCGTGGCGCTCACCCCCATCACGTTCGCGCAGGACAACTGCCGCGGCCTCGCCACGACGGCCGGCCCGTTCCCCGCTGAGTGTGCCCGCTCCATCGACTCG is a genomic window containing:
- a CDS encoding T9SS type A sorting domain-containing protein, which produces MTSTPRILCVAALCVAFASLAPAQQSAPQDIPCNPTLVSEGAAPAACAALSEAAGPVAAARLVDNAQSFGHDFQNSAFVRLEEDRPGTYMLVAPLNPDEFINAGDFRGNDLTTWYGLDAVGRAFSVDANTGVITSLGRIDPPEDFTWTALTWDYEDEVFYALGARCGSRTGLFEVDFDRLRRTQVAAPNQGFLCGIALASDPVDGTLYAYGLNRNELGTINKNNGAVTIVGALDFDPNFGQGMDFSNIDGTLYAYAYNNDPQRGELRAVDTSSGSTTFIGRLGGIIPGGRNQIGSGSSRTPRNAYSLSASTAAQSVPQGGSARVSFQVCNGLPAGLSGDLTYRFFLDGSPASPEVRVGSGSVGARTCLREISFDAEVASDAQPGTYRVDLTVTPDGPGPARTVSLLLDVTASATLSANTWGVSNADSWLTRDGQTAASASAAPAEVSVYPNPFAGETALTFSLGEAAEVRLAVYDVLGREVAVLTEGTVEAGTHTATLDARGLATGTYVYRLVADGLVKSGRLTLVQ